Proteins co-encoded in one Gossypium arboreum isolate Shixiya-1 chromosome 11, ASM2569848v2, whole genome shotgun sequence genomic window:
- the LOC108473667 gene encoding phosphoribosylaminoimidazole carboxylase, chloroplastic-like isoform X1, producing the protein MLPLTSMAVFPNSTSEPVFSFKPSQFLSRPPPSLSLRFFSVSIAADNRNPSHRLWHSSSSSSKLYNPIFACRASHDSHEINSSRRKDDDSPVHGLSEKIVGVLGGGQLGRMLCQAASKMAIKVMVLDPSENCPASALAYDHMVGSFDDSATVEEFAKRCGVLTVEIEHVDVATLEKLEQQGINCEPKASTIRIIQDKYLQKVHFSRHGIPLPEFMEINNLEETKRAGELYGYPLMIKSKRSAYDGRGNVVAKSEGELSLAIDVLGGFGRGLYVEKWAPFIKELAVIVARGRDNSILCYPVVATIHKENICHIVKAPADVPWRIRKLANDVAYKAISSLEGAGVFAVELFLTRDGQILLNEVAPRPHNSGHHTIESCYTSQFEQHLRAVVGLPLGDPSMKTPAAIMYNLLGEDEGEPGFRVAHQLIARALEIPGATAHWYDKPEMRRQRKMGHITLVGPSVGILEARLKSMLREEGYENPNEVAPRVGIVMGSDSDLPVMKDAARILNTFGVSTEVRIVSAHRTPELMYSYASSARERGIQVIIAGAGGAAHLPGMVASLTPLPVIGVPVRASTLDGIDSLLSIVQMPRGVPVATVAVNNATNAGLLAVRMLGVGDADLLARMNQYQEDTRDYVLTKAEKLRKDGWEAYLNQ; encoded by the exons ATGCTCCCACTAACCTCAATGGCTGTGTTTCCGAACTCTACCTCTGAACCAGTTTTTTCTTTCAAGCCATCTCAGTTTCTTTCCCGACCACCACCATCTCTCTCACTCCGCTTCTTCTCCGTCTCCATCGCTGCTGATAACCGCAACCCTAGTCATCGCCTCTGgcactcttcttcttcttcctcgaaACTCTACAATCCCATCTTCGCTTGCCGCGCCTCACATGACTCTCACGAGATCAACTCCTCTCGCAG gAAGGATGATGATTCTCCAGTTCATGGTCTATCCGAAAAGATAGTTGGTGTATTAGGAGGAGGGCAATTGGGTCGTATGTTATGCCAAGCGGCTTCCAAGATGGCCATTAAAGTTATGGTTTTGGACCCTTCAGAGAATTGCCCAGCCAGTGCCCTTGCTTATGATCACATGGTTGGGAGCTTTGATGACAGTGCTACTGTTGAAGAATTTGCTAAAAG ATGTGGAGTTTTGACAGTTGAAATTGAACATGTGGATGTTGCCACTCTAGAGAAGCTTGAACAACAAGGAATTAATTGTGAACCTAAAGCTTCTACCATTCGAATTATCCAA GATAAATATCTCCAGAAAGTTCATTTTTCTCGGCATGGCATTCCACTTCCTGAGTTTATGGAG ATTAATAATCTAGAAGAAACCAAGAGAGCGGGTGAACTATATGGCTATCCTCTTATGATTAAGAGCAAGAGGTCAGCTTATGATGGGCGAGGAAATGTTGTTGCAAAGAGTGAAGGAGAGCTTTCTTTGGCCATAGATG TCCTTGGTGGATTTGGTCGTGGCCTGTATGTTGAGAAATGGGCTCCTTTCATAAAG GAGTTGGCTGTCATCGTGGCAAGAGGAAGAGACAACTCTATCCTGTGCTATCCAGTTGTTGCAACTATTCACAA GGAAAACATATGTCACATTGTTAAGGCACCTGCTGACGTGCCATGGAGGATCAGAAAACTTGCAAATGATGTTGCATATAAAGCTATAAGTTCATTAGAAGGTGCTGGTGTCTTTGCAGTGGAGTTGTTTTTGACGAGGGATGGTCAG ATTCTACTAAATGAAGTAGCTCCAAGACCTCATAATAGTGGTCATCACACTATTGAGTCCTGCTATACATCACAGTTTGAACAGCATTTGCGGGCTGTTGTTGGTCTTCCTCTCGGTGATCCATCCATGAAAACTCCAGCTGCTATCATGTACAATCTACTGGGTGAGGATGAA GGGGAGCCAGGTTTCAGAGTGGCTCATCAACTTATAGCAAGGGCACTAGAGATTCCAGGAGCTACTGCTCATTGGTATGATAAGCCAG AAATGCGAAGGCAAAGGAAGATGGGTCATATAACTCTTGTTGGCCCTTCTGTTGGTATTTTAGAAGCACGGCTGAAATCAATGCTGAGGGAAGAAGGTTATGAAAATCCAAATGAAG TTGCACCACGTGTTGGGATTGTAATGGGTTCGGATTCAGATCTTCCGGTTATGAAGGATGCAGCTAGAATCTTAAATACGTTTGGTGTGTCTACTGAG GTTCGGATAGTCTCAGCACACCGGACCCCTGAACTGATGTACTCTTATGCCTCCTCTGCTCGGGAGCGAGGCATTCAGGTTATCATTGCTGGGGCTGGTGGTGCAGCTCACTTACCAG GTATGGTAGCTTCACTTACACCTTTACCTGTTATCGGTGTCCCTGTCCGTGCCTCTACATTGGATGGAATCGATTCACTCTTGTCAATCGTGCAG ATGCCAAGGGGTGTTCCTGTTGCAACGGTTGCAGTAAACAACGCTACAAACGCAGGATTGCTGGCAGTAAGGATGTTGGGAGTTGGTGATGCTGATCTATTGGCGAG AATGAATCAGTATCAAGAAGACACAAGGGACTATGTCTTGACAAAAGCTGAGAAGCTACGGAAGGATGGTTGGGAAGCTTATTTAAATCAGTAA
- the LOC108473667 gene encoding phosphoribosylaminoimidazole carboxylase, chloroplastic-like isoform X2 — protein MLCQAASKMAIKVMVLDPSENCPASALAYDHMVGSFDDSATVEEFAKRCGVLTVEIEHVDVATLEKLEQQGINCEPKASTIRIIQDKYLQKVHFSRHGIPLPEFMEINNLEETKRAGELYGYPLMIKSKRSAYDGRGNVVAKSEGELSLAIDVLGGFGRGLYVEKWAPFIKELAVIVARGRDNSILCYPVVATIHKENICHIVKAPADVPWRIRKLANDVAYKAISSLEGAGVFAVELFLTRDGQILLNEVAPRPHNSGHHTIESCYTSQFEQHLRAVVGLPLGDPSMKTPAAIMYNLLGEDEGEPGFRVAHQLIARALEIPGATAHWYDKPEMRRQRKMGHITLVGPSVGILEARLKSMLREEGYENPNEVAPRVGIVMGSDSDLPVMKDAARILNTFGVSTEVRIVSAHRTPELMYSYASSARERGIQVIIAGAGGAAHLPGMVASLTPLPVIGVPVRASTLDGIDSLLSIVQMPRGVPVATVAVNNATNAGLLAVRMLGVGDADLLARMNQYQEDTRDYVLTKAEKLRKDGWEAYLNQ, from the exons ATGTTATGCCAAGCGGCTTCCAAGATGGCCATTAAAGTTATGGTTTTGGACCCTTCAGAGAATTGCCCAGCCAGTGCCCTTGCTTATGATCACATGGTTGGGAGCTTTGATGACAGTGCTACTGTTGAAGAATTTGCTAAAAG ATGTGGAGTTTTGACAGTTGAAATTGAACATGTGGATGTTGCCACTCTAGAGAAGCTTGAACAACAAGGAATTAATTGTGAACCTAAAGCTTCTACCATTCGAATTATCCAA GATAAATATCTCCAGAAAGTTCATTTTTCTCGGCATGGCATTCCACTTCCTGAGTTTATGGAG ATTAATAATCTAGAAGAAACCAAGAGAGCGGGTGAACTATATGGCTATCCTCTTATGATTAAGAGCAAGAGGTCAGCTTATGATGGGCGAGGAAATGTTGTTGCAAAGAGTGAAGGAGAGCTTTCTTTGGCCATAGATG TCCTTGGTGGATTTGGTCGTGGCCTGTATGTTGAGAAATGGGCTCCTTTCATAAAG GAGTTGGCTGTCATCGTGGCAAGAGGAAGAGACAACTCTATCCTGTGCTATCCAGTTGTTGCAACTATTCACAA GGAAAACATATGTCACATTGTTAAGGCACCTGCTGACGTGCCATGGAGGATCAGAAAACTTGCAAATGATGTTGCATATAAAGCTATAAGTTCATTAGAAGGTGCTGGTGTCTTTGCAGTGGAGTTGTTTTTGACGAGGGATGGTCAG ATTCTACTAAATGAAGTAGCTCCAAGACCTCATAATAGTGGTCATCACACTATTGAGTCCTGCTATACATCACAGTTTGAACAGCATTTGCGGGCTGTTGTTGGTCTTCCTCTCGGTGATCCATCCATGAAAACTCCAGCTGCTATCATGTACAATCTACTGGGTGAGGATGAA GGGGAGCCAGGTTTCAGAGTGGCTCATCAACTTATAGCAAGGGCACTAGAGATTCCAGGAGCTACTGCTCATTGGTATGATAAGCCAG AAATGCGAAGGCAAAGGAAGATGGGTCATATAACTCTTGTTGGCCCTTCTGTTGGTATTTTAGAAGCACGGCTGAAATCAATGCTGAGGGAAGAAGGTTATGAAAATCCAAATGAAG TTGCACCACGTGTTGGGATTGTAATGGGTTCGGATTCAGATCTTCCGGTTATGAAGGATGCAGCTAGAATCTTAAATACGTTTGGTGTGTCTACTGAG GTTCGGATAGTCTCAGCACACCGGACCCCTGAACTGATGTACTCTTATGCCTCCTCTGCTCGGGAGCGAGGCATTCAGGTTATCATTGCTGGGGCTGGTGGTGCAGCTCACTTACCAG GTATGGTAGCTTCACTTACACCTTTACCTGTTATCGGTGTCCCTGTCCGTGCCTCTACATTGGATGGAATCGATTCACTCTTGTCAATCGTGCAG ATGCCAAGGGGTGTTCCTGTTGCAACGGTTGCAGTAAACAACGCTACAAACGCAGGATTGCTGGCAGTAAGGATGTTGGGAGTTGGTGATGCTGATCTATTGGCGAG AATGAATCAGTATCAAGAAGACACAAGGGACTATGTCTTGACAAAAGCTGAGAAGCTACGGAAGGATGGTTGGGAAGCTTATTTAAATCAGTAA